Below is a genomic region from Miscanthus floridulus cultivar M001 chromosome 1, ASM1932011v1, whole genome shotgun sequence.
TCATTGCTGACTTCAGTTGCTCCAAATGGCAAATTTAATAGATGGATTTGAGACCTCAGGACTACAGCAAATCTGAGACATACCACCTCCATAAGTTTATAGCAACAGATGATATAATTTTTATATGTCTAATTACAAGGATAAAAATAAAATCAGAAAACAACAAGAACTATGGAAGTGCAGAAGTTATAGGCTGTAGCTATAGGAGAAAGTATGAAACAGCCCACTATCTCTGCTTTTGATTCAGAGAAGTTAGAGCTTCTGAGTTCCATATCCTACAAGACTAGGGCCAATTGCCACCTGTTCAAATAGGGTTTCCATAGTGAACAGAAATAACTAGGTAGCTTATAAGTTCTGTAGAAAACCAATGAGCTTTCAGTTTTACAAGTTTTCCTGATATCAGCTTCTTACTGAGCGTTGTGCACTTTACGTTGATTAGCCTTAAGTAATGGATTCACAAGAAGACATTTCGTATGCATATGCCAAACAACACAACCAGAAGTCTTAGTATTGGCGGTAGCATAGGTACACTTCACTGAAGAACTAGGAGTGAGTGACAATGCATTGTGTTTCAACTGAGTCAGTAATGGCTGATAATTCGCTTGATTGcaaattctgtttttttttttctcgatcacgcaaAAGGTTTGCACGTCTTTGTATTATTAAGATAGAAATAGTTTGATTACAAGGCCAGGCATTGCATGATTTGCAATAGAGCTTCAGCCTGCCTTGGGCATAGACTCACTAGTGTACTACTCTGGCTAATATGCAACCTAGTCCCCTAGCGCCTGCTTGGACCCAAAGATCCGCTTCACGCTGAATTGCAGCAAGCAGCTGAGGCACTTGCAAATTCTGTTGGATATGATGAGTGGTTAATTGCACAAGTTTACCAATTTGCTTTGTGTGATCTCAAGTTTCTTCATACTACTGACCCAGCGGGTTTATTTAAAGGGGTACCCTATTTAAAGACGACTCTTGCTTAGTAGCCACAGTTCCCTGTTTTCATAGCCACAGTTGAATATGACAGATTGGTAATTCAATATCGAAAGCCATTATTGCATTGATATTGGTTCCTTTTTCAATCTCCAAATTAACTGCTTCTAGATATTGGTTCCTTGGAATGACCCCCATTTGCTTCTACTTTACAGCTGAGAAGTTCAGGGAACTTGTTGGAAAGGAGGCAGCATCAAAGAGTGGTCAATTCACATTCATGAACTGCTTTGACATGGGCTCTGGCAGCCTTGCGTGCACAGCAAAGGAGGGTGTCAAGTTGTACGTCAACAACATCCGAAGTGCACACTTGGAAATGGTGCGGCAGCGAGCCATGGAGAAAGCTTTAGCCGATGCTGTGACACAAGGACTAACACCTAGTGAAGCAGCCAAACAAGCTCAGAAGATTAGTGCAAAAGCGACAAAAGTTGCTGCTCGTCAAGCCAAAAGGATATTGGGGCCAATAATTTCTTGTGGTTGGGACTTCTTCGAAGCAATGTACTTTGGCGGAAGCATGACAGAAGGTTTTCTCCGGGGCACTGGCACCTTGTTTGGAACTTATGTGGGTGGTTTCCATGGTGAGGAGCGGTTTGGGAAGCTGGGATACCTTGCAGGAAGCCATCTAGGGAGCTGGGGTGGAGGAAGAATTGGATTGATGATTTATGATGTCATAAGCGGCCTGAAATATATGTTTCTGTCTATCCAACCTGAGTATGAATCATCGTCATATGCTTCAGAAGATGGTTCAGAATACACAGAAAGTTATACAAGCCGACCTGAGGAGTCAACATACTATGAAACATCAGAGGAAAAGCAGGAAGAATCAAAATGGTTCGGTTTGTTCTGAAACTGCGAACCGAAGTGTTCTGTCTTATACTCAGGGGCGAAGCTAGGCAGTAGCTAGAGTGTTGCACCCCCTAAAAAAATGTGAAAACAGTGGGTTTTCACTAAAATTTCACCATATATgtacccaaaaaggcatgtgtaCTCCTCACTAATTTGCTCTAGCTTTGACACAGTTATACCGGAGCACGGAAACAGTTAGCTTGTTTTGTTATACATGTCTGAATGTTTAGCTTCATTTTGTATGGTTACATAGATTAGGTATGATTCTTCTTTGTAATTCTTGTTTTGGCTACTGTGTATATAGAAACATAAACTCTTGAGGTTGTGCAGAATGCAGTACAAATAGCAGCAATACTGAACGACTTACGGAAAGTTATGAGGAGTATCTTCTTGTTAAAAAAATGTTGGGAGACGGTCTCTATGTTTGATTCGTGCTGTCTTCCAGTACTTTTTTGACAACTTGATGCTACGCATACATTTTATCATATGCAACTTGACATATATGGTCAGCTTTTCAATTACTGAAGGCTGTTCTGAAGGGTATGTTAACTGAAGTGCTTGACTTGTGCAACAGAAGTGCAGGCTCCAAGCCGCAAAATGTTGCAAATTTTGCCCCATAAGATGCAATTTGTACCTGATAAACTGATCAAATTTGAAAGACTGCATGTACCGCCCATATCCTACAGGGAACAGCTTTGTACAGGCTATGCACATGTGACCCTGAGATCTTCACGTCACTGTGGGCATGAACGGACATTGGGATTTGGCAGGACGAGAATAAACCAGGTGGATTACCAACCAATCATTCGGCCGCTGCTCATCCCAGTGCTCGTCACATGCACATCCGCACCAGTAAGGCATCGCACTACCTGGGTGACAAACGGGGGGTGGAGGAGGAAACGACGACCCTCTCGCTCGCCCGTTCATCCACAGACCACAGATGACGATGGCTCAGGAGTCAGGACGGAAAGTTTTCCCACCGAGAGAGTGCCAAAGATAAGTAAAAGGTACCTGGATCTTACGAGGGAGAAACAAAGCAAACACAAATCATGTGTTCAAATGATAATTGGACCCTTAATAAGCACAAAAAATAGGACAAATTTCACTACGGGTACCTTTTTTATGGTACTTAAAGCCACCAAGGTTAAATTGACACCATATTGAAATGCAAGATTTACTTCACACGTATGGTAATTTTTTGATGAAATTTGTGCAAGTCGTGTGCTTTAAACAGTTTTTTTTTTGCTGCACAAAAGAACAGAAATATCTTCCTGCCTCTCTTCACTGCCGGAACACAACACAGCAGCAGCATCAGAAAGCTAATCCCCTACGCTATCTGTATATACAAAGACGGAAGCGCGACcccgaaaaaaaaaatcatgtcctCCATCTCCACCCTGCACAGATCCTGCCTCCGCCTAGGTCTGCTGCCGTCATCACCTCTGCGTGCTCGCGCCACCACTCTACGCCTTCCCCTTCCTCAGCCGCGGCGGCGTCTCCACCAGCCCCGCTGGAGCGCCATGAGCTCTGCCGCGTCCAGGCTGTCGCACATCGCCGCTGCCACCGGCGGCGGGGGAGGCGCGGCCGGGGAGTCGAATGAGTCGCCGCCGGCCGCATCCGCCGCGGCCCAGGACGACGATGGTACGTCACGCTCGCTCGGAGCGATCGTTGCGTTGAGCTGTTGATCGCAGCGTGGCTTACCTGTGTGTTTTAGTGGATTGGTGGGTCGATGGTGGCGAGATTGGAGCTCTGGTTGACTTTATGCGCCGTGATTGGTCGATTGGATAGACTAATGCATCTTGCTGGTGAAGATCACGCGCAAGTCGCTTTGTTTATCTTTTTACAACTAACATAAGCTTGTGGTTTATGGTTTATTTAAGTTGTGTATGAAACTTAACTTACTTTGCTTGGTCTCTATGCGGAGCGATCACATCTTTAGTTGCCAAGGAAAGGATATGGCTGGTTCTGTTTAAGTTTCTAAACCACAGTCTTAGACTACACTCATATTCAGCTGGCCTTAAGTCTTCTTTTACGGTTCTATCCTGTAGTTGTTTTGTGAACCGAGTAACCTACTAAGAATAGTGAAACTTATCCTGGGACTGTCTTAACTAATTTTGGACGCTGATGTTTGAGTGATAGAAACAATATTAgctctaagagcaactccaagagagtaGCCATTTGAGTTGTGAAATCCTATTTTAGGTATTTTTGGAAGAATCACGGCTCCAACAGCTATTCTATCATCTTTTGGAGGATGTTCTATTTTAGAGAATGGCTAAACCATGGATTTTAGACTCTTATTTTACCtaatctcttggagttgctctcatTGGGGAGTTGAATGAAGCCAGACTTTTGGGTCCGGGCCAGTGTGACAGACAATTGAAGTATTGTGTTGCTCATCATGAGAGCAAATAGTCTACTAGATTTTTTTCTTGAATGCGCAGTCGAGCTGCACATCATTGCATTAGAAAGAAGAGTACTTAAAGTACAACACATGCCCAGCCACCGACACCGTCGACTTACACTCATGCCTAATTCCATGCGCGCCGCAAACAAAAACCAAAACGACAAACACTTATAATCCCCCAACAATTGTCAGATGATGACCCAAAGCTGGACCTCATCACTAGTGAGCTGCATGACCCACTTGACGCCAGGCGTGATGACGTGATCCCATTAACACAATCATTTTGATGTTTCCAAATTATCCAAGCACAGGAGTGATCAAAGAATCCAGTCCAGTCTCCATGGAGCTTGTCACCATGTTAATCGTCTTGGGCCACCAATCATCAAATTCTATAGTGGGTGGATCACTGGATTATCATGACAAATCTGGGAGGCCAAAATGTATCAGCAGCAAGGGACGTTGAGAAGATGCAAGCAGCCAAGATGTAGTGGGTCGTCTCACTTTCCTGATCACATAGCAGACAGCGCTCCAAATGTCTCAACTCCTGTAGAGCTAAACGATCTGCTGTACAGAACGGTTATGGACTACTAACCAAAGGAAGAACTGGCATTTATTGGGAGTCCATGATTTCCATATCAATTTCCACGGCTCAAAGGGGATGTATCCTATGCAGAAATCCACGTAGGTTGACTTTGGGGGCGCTTGGTTACCGGCCACTACTGGCCACGCCACAGGTGCGGCGACACCGCAGGTGAGGCGCAGAAAATAGCCGCCACAATCTGTGGCGATATTAGTACCCATTTGAACTGCTGATTTTTGTGGTCGCCTACGTTCAATCGTCGACCAAACATCTACGTGAATTTTTGTGGCGCGCCACAACTGTGGCATGGCTTTTGGTGGCTGGGAATCAAACTGCTGTACATTCCCATTAGGATTTCTAATGGTGCTCATCCTGTACACCATGTTGTATCTCCACCTCAGCTGCTACGACCCATATTTTAAGGTATCGCGACAATGGTATCACCAAGAGATCTCTTTGGATGTCCTGGACCCAGTGACGATCAATCAATGCTTCACTGAAAGTGTGCCTATTTGCTCAGCGCTAAGAAATGAGGGCAAACAGGAGCGCAGAATAGCCTACTCAATTGGCGCTATATATTTCCTGTTGCGAGTCATACATGGTTTCTTTTTTGAATGCTATGTGAACATTATATTTTGTTGCTGGTTGAGCATGTTTTGTCCTGGATTTAATTCCACAACAAACTACAATATAGAAGTGAACAGCTGTTGTATTTGTATACCATACAGGTCTTTCATCTGGGGACATGGGCTACCGCCTTCCTCCAAAAGAAATACAGGATATTGTCGATGCACCACCACTTCCTGTCTTGTCATTCTCTCCAAACAAAGATAAAATTCTGTTCCTAAAGCGTCGAGCACTGCCACCACTATCAGACCTTGCAAAGCCTGAGGAGAAGCTTGCTGGTCTAAGGATTGATGGCAATTCTAATACTAGGAGCCGAATGTAAGTAATGCTTAAAGCTTTGGCCAAATTTTAGGTGTTTTTTTCCTTATTTCCTATCATTCATGACAAGTTTATTGCTACGTTGCATAGCATGTCACTACTGTATATCTGATAGTGATAGATCTAATTTGTAGGTCTTTCTACACTGGAATAGGTATCCATAAGCTATTGGACGATGGGACTTTGGGCCCAGAGAAAGAGGTGCATGGATACCCAGTAGGTGCAAGGATTAATTTTGTCACCTGGTAATTTTCGATATTTTCAATTAAGTATCTTTTCTGCtatttctttttcatttttttactTTGTTTTTCACCATTTCATAAGTAATATTCTGTTACTATTGTGGATTGCATCACGATATTATGCCCTGAACTGGGTGAATAGGTCACAAGACGGCCGCCATATATCCTTCAGTGTTCGAGTTGACGAGGTGATCGTCTTTAAGACAGACAGCAGACAGTTTTTATGTATTTTTAATAATTACTTATAAGAATTCTGATGTTTTTACAATAGGACAGCAAAAGTGGAAAGCTGAGAGTGTGGATTGCTGATGTGGAATCTGGAGAAGCAAGGCCACTTTTTAAATCGCCTGAGATATACCTAAATGCTATTTTTGACAGGTGAAGATGAATCTCTATGCACAGTATCTTTTCTAGTTCCTGCTTGTAACTAACATTGTTTCTGCTATTGTTGCAGCTTTGTATGGGTTAACGATTGTACACTGCTAGTCTGCACTATTCCTGCGACACGTGGAGCTCCACCACATAAGCCATCAGTTCCATCTGGCCCAAAAATTCAGTCCAACGAGTCAAAGAATGTAGTCCAAGTGAGAACTTTCCAAGATCTGCTGAAAGATGAGTATGATGCTGAACTATTTGATTACTATGCAACCTCACAGCTTGTGTTAGCCTCTTTGGATGGAACAGTGAAGCCAATTGGCCCTCCAGCTATATATACATCTGTTGATCCATCACCGGATGATAAATACATAATGCTGTCTTCTATCCACCACCCATATTCCTACATTGTACCTTGTGGGAGGTTTCCAAAGAAAGTTGAATTGTGGACTGTAGATGGAAAGTTTATTAGAGAACTTTGTGACTTGCCCCTGGCTGAGGACATACCAA
It encodes:
- the LOC136542670 gene encoding uncharacterized protein, which translates into the protein MLDIQKRRVRLLLLITGVLALSMTAEKFRELVGKEAASKSGQFTFMNCFDMGSGSLACTAKEGVKLYVNNIRSAHLEMVRQRAMEKALADAVTQGLTPSEAAKQAQKISAKATKVAARQAKRILGPIISCGWDFFEAMYFGGSMTEGFLRGTGTLFGTYVGGFHGEERFGKLGYLAGSHLGSWGGGRIGLMIYDVISGLKYMFLSIQPEYESSSYASEDGSEYTESYTSRPEESTYYETSEEKQEESKWFGLF